Below is a window of Streptomyces sp. ITFR-16 DNA.
CCCGGAGTGCATGGTCAGCGCGTCGGTCGGCTTCCAGTGCCCGGACTGTGTGCGCCAGGGGTCCGGTACGGGTCACAGCGCCACCGCGAGCCGCCCGCGTACGCTCGCCGGCGGCACGGTGGCGGCCGACCCCCGGCTGGTCACCAAGATCCTGCTCGGGATCAATGTCGCGGTGTTCGTCGCGGTGCTGTCCAAGAGCGCCCTGGTCGACGACCTGGTGCTGCTGGGCCGGGCGAACTTCTACTACGGCGGTCCGCCCGAGGGCATCGCGGAGGGCCAGTGGTACCGGCTGGTGACGTCGATGTTCCTGCACCAGGAGGTGTGGCACATCGCCTTCAACATGCTGGGGCTCTGGTGGCTCGGCGGGCCGCTCGAAGCGGTGCTCGGCCGGGTGCGCTATCTCGCGCTCTATCTGATCTCCGGGCTGGCGGGCGGTGCCCTGACCTACTGGCTCGCCCCGGAGAACCAGCCCTCGCTGGGCGCCTCGGGCGCCATCTTCGGACTGCTGGGCGCCACCGTCGTGCTGATGCGCCGGCTGAACTACGACATGCGCCCGGTCTTCACGCTGCTGGTGCTCAACCTGATCATCACCTT
It encodes the following:
- a CDS encoding rhomboid family intramembrane serine protease; protein product: MDQQPPGAPGPTPPVDGPAVCYRHPDRETAVRCTRCDRPICPECMVSASVGFQCPDCVRQGSGTGHSATASRPRTLAGGTVAADPRLVTKILLGINVAVFVAVLSKSALVDDLVLLGRANFYYGGPPEGIAEGQWYRLVTSMFLHQEVWHIAFNMLGLWWLGGPLEAVLGRVRYLALYLISGLAGGALTYWLAPENQPSLGASGAIFGLLGATVVLMRRLNYDMRPVFTLLVLNLIITFNPWGGIAWQAHVGGLVAGVLIGIGMVHAPRERRNLVQFGTCAVTLAVVLLIVAARTAALT